The sequence CTCAGACTGGACTCATGTCCTGTGTGCTGGTCAAGATGGGTGCAAAATGACTCAAAACAACAGCACATTGTCTAACATGTCTCTAAAGACCAGCTAATTTCCAGATATTacgtaaaaaaaaatcatggttCATTACTCACAAGCTTCTCCGCTGGTGTTCACTTGAACCAAAACCTTTAAAGGCTGCCTTCTAATATCCGAGACTACACGGTCAAGATTATTGGCAATCTGAAAGCAAAAGAAATCAACTCCTTCATTGTGTTGACAAAACCTCGAGGCTTTAGACCAGAAAGTTTATTATAATTTAGAGCATGAATGTTTGCAGGCCAGATTCGTTTTGTGTTATACGGCTATCACAAAAAGATCAGAGACGGAGCATGAAGTGAAAAAAGTCAGGCATCACATATAACAGCATCCAGTTTCAACAGTTATCATTCTCTTGACTAGAGACATTAGAAGGAAGCTTCAGAAAACATTATCGGAAAAATGATAGTCGAATACACTTCTGTTTATATGCTAGCCTTTAAATTGATAGTAAGGACTCTTATTCCTCAACAAGCATGCAAGCAATTCAGGCACTCAACTGTTCTCCCTGTGATTTGTCCCGGATCAAGATAGCTAATTTTATTCAATGGTTAATCTTGGTTTAATTTGCTTATAGGTGAAGCTTAAATTTTGATAAAGTTTCAACCAAATGCGTGAAGATGGAAAATCTTTCAAACCCAAATGCTGGAAGGTACATACTTTAAGTAGTTTTACCTTGTCATTATCAATACCTTCAACCATTGCAAGATTCGGGACTGCAGCTGCGCATGATAGAGACAAGAAATAACGATGAATTGTATTTCATATCCCAAAAATTATATCCAATTCTATACTAAAAGGCACAAAAATGCGGAACAATATTGTTTTTCTCACTTAGCAGCGGTTTCACTTTATTGCTCTGCAAATGCCCGATAAAATGCCACTCAATGTCGTCTGGAAGCTGCAGAAATATCCCACAAAAGAAAAGGATAGTAAAATTAAAAAGAACCCAAATTTCCAATTGCAATTTCAGGACCTCTAGAAGTCACCTGAGGGGCTTTATCGATAATTTCTTGAACGTAATTTTCACCAAAACAGCGGTGGCCGGCGTCATATATTTGTCGGATGAGGGAAACAGGCTTGGTTTTGCCAACAGCCACCACCCTTACGTCATCGGCGCGACGGCCGCACTTCTCTGCCGACTGACGGACCCGATGGAGCACTGCCCGTAGCGCCATCACGGCTGCACCCTCCGCCGGTGCTGCCATTAGATCCTAACTATGTGTTGTTCCATGTGCTGTTCATCAAGTGGCTGAAGTCCGAACAACATGTGCCTCAGAGAATACGAGGTTGTAAGTAACACTGGAAAAGAAATCTCCtcctcttattttttttttaaattcttaaatattatattttaaaattattgataAAAATATAGGATTAAATTTACTATTACACTAGTTTACAcaatatatatgtgaaaaaaaatcaattaaattatgattattaaaattgaataaattaagaataatataacagtaaaaataaataatgtgAAATAaagtaaatttttattattaatattaaatttttgaagttttattactattaattttgttaacaccttgtttttttttaataatataatacttttatttcatattatttatcGTATTGTTGCCACGGTGTTTTAAAAAGCGGCCCTAGGACCGCCTAAGCGCTAGACCTCGATttttagacagttgaagttTCTGGGAGTTATTATATTAATTGGCTGTCTAGGCCGCCTAATC comes from Henckelia pumila isolate YLH828 chromosome 4, ASM3356847v2, whole genome shotgun sequence and encodes:
- the LOC140865119 gene encoding uncharacterized protein yields the protein MAAPAEGAAVMALRAVLHRVRQSAEKCGRRADDVRVVAVGKTKPVSLIRQIYDAGHRCFGENYVQEIIDKAPQLPDDIEWHFIGHLQSNKVKPLLTAVPNLAMVEGIDNDKIANNLDRVVSDIRRQPLKVLVQVNTSGEASKSGVNPSNCVDLVNHVKLGCPNLEFSGLMTIGMPDYTSTPLNFQTLLNCRAEVCEALGISESQCELSMGMSGDFEQAIEMGSTNVRIGSTIFGPRDYSNKK